The Deinococcus depolymerans genome has a segment encoding these proteins:
- a CDS encoding electron transfer flavoprotein subunit alpha/FixB family protein, with product MILIVAEHTAGKLAKATLEMVTAARESGREGPITLLVLGQNVAAVATEAAAVADQVLVADLPQLATYNAEVWAAATTQIAQEGEAHTVIIGGSRSGREYAPRVAVKLDAAYLEDATRLSSNGAALQAQRYTYLARVTETVEADGLVVVTVKPGSFAPAAPAGAAGEQYDVDLTLPAPRVQVTGKSVEKSSRVALTEADVIVTGGRGVGSPENFAKYVEGLADSIGAGVGATRAVVDAGWRPYAEQVGQTGKTVQPKAYIALGVSGAVQHLSGMGKSKNIIAINKDAEAPIFKVADYGIVGDVNEIVPALIEASRK from the coding sequence ATGATTCTGATCGTCGCTGAACACACCGCCGGGAAACTGGCGAAAGCCACCCTGGAAATGGTCACCGCCGCCCGCGAGTCCGGCCGCGAGGGCCCCATCACCCTGCTCGTGCTGGGCCAGAACGTCGCTGCCGTCGCCACCGAGGCCGCCGCCGTCGCCGACCAGGTACTCGTCGCCGACCTGCCCCAGCTGGCCACCTACAACGCCGAGGTCTGGGCCGCCGCCACCACGCAGATCGCGCAGGAAGGCGAGGCGCACACCGTCATCATCGGCGGCAGCCGCTCCGGCCGCGAGTACGCCCCGCGCGTGGCCGTCAAACTCGACGCCGCGTACCTGGAAGACGCCACCAGACTCAGCAGCAACGGCGCGGCCCTGCAGGCGCAGCGCTACACGTACCTGGCCCGCGTGACCGAAACGGTCGAGGCGGACGGACTGGTCGTCGTGACCGTCAAACCCGGCTCCTTCGCGCCCGCCGCGCCCGCTGGCGCGGCCGGTGAGCAGTACGACGTCGACCTGACCCTGCCCGCCCCGCGCGTCCAGGTGACCGGCAAGAGCGTCGAGAAGAGCAGCCGCGTCGCGTTGACCGAAGCGGACGTCATCGTCACCGGTGGCCGCGGCGTCGGCAGCCCCGAGAACTTCGCGAAGTACGTCGAGGGGCTCGCCGACAGCATCGGCGCGGGCGTCGGGGCCACGCGCGCCGTCGTGGACGCCGGCTGGCGCCCCTACGCCGAACAGGTCGGGCAGACCGGCAAGACCGTGCAGCCCAAGGCGTACATCGCGCTCGGCGTCAGCGGCGCCGTGCAGCACCTGAGCGGCATGGGCAAGAGCAAGAACATCATCGCCATCAACAAGGACGCCGAAGCCCCGATCTTCAAGGTCGCGGACTACGGCATCGTCGGCGACGTGAACGAGATCGTCCCCGCCCTGATCGAAGCCAGCCGGAAATGA